From one Sulfuricurvum sp. IAE1 genomic stretch:
- the thiC gene encoding phosphomethylpyrimidine synthase ThiC, with translation MRSAWVAKRENDAVRTQMYYAKQGIITEEMAYVAKVEDLDPELVRSEVARGRMIIPANVNHTNLEPMAIGIAARCKINANIGSSAIASDVQGEIEKIQVSQHYKADTAMDLSTGGDLDEIRKAVIANSKIPIGTVPIYQILHDVNNKIEDLTIEKMLEVLERQAQQGVSYFTIHAGFLLETMPKVAKRKMGIVSRGGSLMAAWMMHYHRENPFYTAYDEILDICARYDVSLSLGDSLRPGCLADASDEAQLGELKVLGELTLRAWEKNVQVMIEGPGHVPLNQIERNMKIQREYCHEAPFYILGPLVTDIAAGYDHISSAIGAAVGGWHGASMLCYVTPKEHLGLPNAEDVRAGIIAYKIAAHAADIARGRKGARDIDDAMSDARYAFDWNRQFELALDPERAREYHDETLPQDVFKEAEFCSMCGPKFCSYKITQNIMENADAIAQIAAEAKANAS, from the coding sequence ATGAGAAGCGCATGGGTCGCTAAAAGAGAAAACGATGCCGTCCGTACTCAGATGTATTATGCCAAACAGGGCATCATTACCGAAGAGATGGCGTACGTTGCCAAAGTAGAAGATTTAGACCCCGAGCTGGTCCGCTCCGAAGTGGCCCGCGGCCGGATGATCATCCCCGCAAACGTCAACCACACCAACCTCGAGCCGATGGCGATCGGGATCGCCGCACGGTGCAAGATCAATGCCAACATCGGTTCGTCCGCGATCGCCAGCGACGTGCAGGGGGAGATCGAGAAAATCCAGGTTTCCCAGCATTACAAAGCCGATACCGCGATGGACCTCTCGACGGGGGGCGATTTGGACGAAATCCGCAAAGCGGTTATCGCCAATTCCAAAATCCCTATCGGAACGGTTCCCATCTATCAGATTCTGCACGACGTGAACAACAAGATTGAAGACCTGACCATCGAAAAAATGCTCGAAGTCCTCGAACGCCAGGCGCAGCAAGGGGTCAGCTACTTCACGATCCACGCGGGCTTTTTGCTCGAAACGATGCCCAAAGTCGCCAAACGGAAAATGGGGATCGTCAGCCGCGGCGGATCGCTGATGGCGGCGTGGATGATGCACTATCACCGCGAAAACCCGTTTTATACGGCATACGATGAGATCCTCGACATCTGCGCCCGCTATGACGTCTCCCTCTCGCTGGGGGATTCGCTCCGCCCGGGTTGTCTGGCCGACGCATCGGACGAAGCGCAGCTGGGTGAGCTGAAGGTTCTGGGCGAACTGACGCTGCGGGCGTGGGAGAAAAACGTCCAGGTGATGATCGAGGGGCCGGGGCATGTCCCCCTCAACCAGATCGAGCGGAACATGAAGATCCAGCGCGAGTACTGCCATGAGGCGCCCTTTTACATCCTGGGACCTTTGGTCACCGACATCGCGGCGGGATACGACCACATCAGCTCGGCGATCGGGGCGGCGGTCGGCGGATGGCACGGAGCATCTATGCTCTGTTACGTCACCCCGAAAGAACATTTGGGATTGCCGAATGCCGAAGACGTCCGCGCGGGGATCATCGCCTACAAAATCGCGGCTCACGCCGCCGATATCGCCCGGGGACGCAAAGGGGCGCGCGACATCGACGACGCGATGAGCGATGCGCGTTATGCGTTTGACTGGAACCGACAGTTCGAACTCGCCCTTGACCCGGAACGTGCGCGGGAGTATCACGACGAAACGCTTCCTCAGGACGTATTCAAGGAAGCGGAGTTCTGCTCGATGTGCGGACCGAAGTTTTGTTCGTACAAGATCACGCAGAACATCATGGAAAATGCCGATGCGATCGCACAGATCGCAGCCGAAGCCAAAGCAAACGCAAGCTAA
- a CDS encoding Mrp/NBP35 family ATP-binding protein produces MTEEIVKSALSKVTYPGFTKDIVTFGFVKEIKCEGNNVSVTVDITSSAPEVAHQITTEATDELKRAGAGEVVVNITAPKMPRESSSKGKNIAPQVKNFIMVSSGKGGVGKSTTSVNLAVALAMQGKKVGLLDADIYGPNIPRMLGVDGVKPEVVGNKVLPIKAYGIEMMSMGSLMEEGQSLIWRGAMIMKAIEQFLRDIMWSDLDCLVIDMPPGTGDAQLTLAQSVPVTVGVTVTTPQMVSLDDSRRSLDMFKKLHIPIAGVVENMSGFIAPDTGVEYDIFGKGTSKAMADQFETCILAEIPIEPSIRSGGDEGKPVTYYAPTSETAKRYMKAAEQLWATIEKINEEGGVDNQAIQPNTPPGVSACSTAAAPQQSSGGGCGTGCGCH; encoded by the coding sequence ATGACCGAAGAAATTGTAAAATCAGCGTTAAGCAAAGTCACCTATCCGGGGTTTACGAAAGACATCGTAACCTTCGGGTTCGTCAAAGAGATCAAATGCGAGGGGAACAACGTCAGTGTTACCGTCGATATCACCTCAAGTGCTCCCGAAGTGGCGCACCAGATCACCACGGAAGCAACCGATGAGCTTAAACGTGCCGGTGCGGGTGAAGTCGTTGTGAACATCACCGCTCCGAAAATGCCGCGCGAAAGCTCGTCGAAGGGGAAAAATATCGCTCCGCAGGTGAAAAACTTTATCATGGTGAGCTCCGGAAAAGGGGGGGTGGGTAAATCGACCACCTCGGTCAACCTCGCCGTAGCGCTTGCGATGCAGGGGAAAAAAGTGGGTCTTCTCGATGCGGACATCTACGGTCCGAACATTCCCCGGATGCTCGGCGTTGATGGGGTAAAACCCGAAGTGGTCGGCAATAAAGTCCTCCCCATCAAAGCGTACGGCATCGAGATGATGTCGATGGGCTCCTTGATGGAAGAGGGGCAATCGCTCATCTGGCGCGGTGCGATGATCATGAAAGCGATCGAGCAGTTCCTGCGCGACATCATGTGGTCGGATCTCGATTGTCTCGTTATCGATATGCCTCCGGGGACGGGCGATGCCCAATTGACATTGGCGCAAAGTGTTCCGGTCACCGTCGGTGTCACCGTGACCACGCCGCAAATGGTATCACTTGATGATTCGCGCCGAAGCCTCGATATGTTCAAAAAACTCCATATTCCGATTGCGGGCGTAGTGGAAAACATGAGCGGTTTCATTGCCCCCGATACCGGTGTCGAGTACGATATCTTCGGAAAAGGGACCTCCAAGGCTATGGCGGATCAGTTCGAAACGTGTATTCTTGCCGAAATCCCGATCGAACCATCCATCCGCAGCGGCGGCGACGAGGGGAAACCCGTCACCTATTACGCTCCGACATCCGAGACGGCCAAACGCTACATGAAAGCGGCCGAGCAGCTGTGGGCGACGATCGAGAAGATCAACGAAGAGGGGGGGGTCGACAACCAGGCGATTCAGCCCAATACCCCTCCGGGCGTATCCGCCTGTTCGACCGCTGCGGCTCCGCAGCAGAGTTCGGGCGGCGGTTGCGGCACCGGATGCGGTTGCCATTAA
- a CDS encoding GGDEF domain-containing protein, with protein sequence MKNTKTFWTLALSTGGMIVLIGAAILFLFRYVGYQGADTRAQMSAELVRESLTSHMKAGSADYQNELLEQIASIEGVRSAWVVRGESIVRQYGKGLHPQEPKDEIDRMVLREGKSYHDITGTIFSDTLYRLSIPYVAQENGKIDCMSCHEAKNGEILGVVSIEMEMNDIKGSGILAAAAASTMLVLLGVLTLRNVRRFVASYKEPLDRIAEAMEKAEGGDYGHRIEAPEGKDGYSAVMWTNAILEKLDTTLNESGEKIGAMIRIDQPKNDPMYTLHVGISQLYEIDRFRASIEKDGNLAEVYERLVALIRMRWGLNDFNLFEMNPMTKFTRLVHSEKTLLCDAVNSGCRADRTSGIIDSTECEAACPKMIDPAAQYACRSYPVADDLDIVISIVTQDARELPKIRSVLEQLGNYISASRLQIINRKLEESVRIDSLTGLYNRKFLEEFAALIVAQSKRTAIPYGVLIVDMDGFHSINQAYDVQVGNEVIKAIGRNIQDLTRPGDMVIRYGIDTFAVVLYDYEHDETEQVAEAIRASFKKKIRVNTYAILKTVSIGMAVFPAQTGNMKEAIEFAKRALLEAKHRGGNCVVSFDPKSMPL encoded by the coding sequence ATGAAAAACACGAAGACATTTTGGACGTTGGCGTTGAGTACGGGGGGGATGATTGTCCTGATCGGCGCCGCGATACTCTTTTTATTCCGTTACGTGGGATACCAGGGGGCCGATACACGGGCACAGATGAGCGCCGAACTGGTCAGGGAATCGCTCACATCGCATATGAAGGCGGGAAGTGCCGATTATCAGAACGAGTTGCTCGAACAGATTGCATCCATTGAAGGGGTCCGTTCGGCGTGGGTCGTCCGCGGTGAGAGCATCGTTCGCCAGTACGGCAAAGGGTTGCATCCGCAGGAACCCAAAGACGAAATTGACCGGATGGTTTTGCGTGAGGGGAAATCCTACCATGACATTACCGGAACGATTTTCTCCGACACCCTTTACCGATTGAGCATCCCCTACGTCGCCCAGGAAAACGGCAAAATCGATTGCATGAGCTGTCATGAAGCCAAAAACGGGGAAATACTGGGTGTTGTCTCGATCGAGATGGAGATGAACGACATCAAAGGCTCGGGGATTCTCGCGGCTGCCGCCGCATCGACGATGCTGGTGCTGCTGGGTGTCCTGACGCTGCGCAATGTCCGCCGTTTCGTTGCATCGTACAAAGAACCGCTTGACCGGATTGCCGAAGCGATGGAAAAAGCCGAGGGGGGAGATTACGGCCATCGTATCGAAGCCCCTGAGGGCAAGGACGGTTACAGCGCGGTCATGTGGACGAACGCGATTCTCGAAAAGCTAGACACCACGTTGAACGAAAGCGGCGAAAAAATCGGTGCGATGATCCGGATCGATCAGCCTAAAAACGATCCGATGTACACGTTGCACGTCGGGATAAGCCAGCTCTACGAAATCGACCGTTTCCGCGCTTCCATTGAAAAAGACGGTAACCTGGCTGAGGTGTACGAGCGCCTTGTGGCCCTGATCCGGATGCGGTGGGGACTCAATGATTTCAATCTGTTCGAGATGAACCCGATGACCAAATTCACCCGACTGGTGCACAGCGAAAAAACGCTGCTGTGCGATGCGGTAAACAGCGGGTGCCGTGCGGACCGGACGTCGGGAATCATCGATTCGACCGAATGTGAAGCAGCATGCCCTAAAATGATCGATCCGGCCGCGCAGTACGCATGCCGAAGCTACCCGGTGGCCGACGATCTGGACATCGTGATTTCAATTGTCACGCAGGATGCGCGCGAGCTTCCGAAAATCCGTTCGGTTCTCGAGCAACTGGGGAACTACATCAGCGCTTCACGATTGCAGATCATTAACCGAAAGCTAGAAGAGAGCGTTCGTATCGATTCGCTGACAGGACTCTACAACCGCAAATTCCTCGAAGAGTTTGCGGCCCTGATCGTCGCACAGTCTAAACGCACCGCTATACCTTATGGGGTGTTGATCGTCGACATGGACGGATTCCACTCCATCAACCAGGCATACGACGTGCAGGTCGGTAACGAAGTGATCAAGGCGATCGGGCGGAACATCCAGGATTTGACGCGGCCTGGGGATATGGTGATCCGGTACGGGATCGACACGTTCGCCGTCGTTTTGTACGATTACGAACATGATGAAACCGAACAGGTAGCCGAAGCGATCCGCGCTTCGTTCAAAAAGAAAATTCGCGTCAACACCTACGCGATTCTCAAAACCGTGAGTATCGGCATGGCCGTTTTCCCGGCTCAGACCGGCAACATGAAAGAGGCGATCGAGTTCGCAAAGCGGGCGCTTCTCGAAGCAAAACACCGCGGCGGCAACTGCGTAGTGTCGTTTGATCCCAAATCGATGCCGCTCTAG
- a CDS encoding GGDEF domain-containing protein, with translation MNTNRKILLIVALMLMGLALATITNVALNFREYGYNNAVEKSKMTAEIVRDGLTAHMVNGIMDKRDFFLANIANIKDVQALWIVRADKVVKQYGEGMQNERPRDAIDNKVLREGVIVREIREDAKNAVLRVTIPYIATAYGNPNCLTCHNVQEGDVLGAISMEFNINEIRQTGAMTIAKIFAINVVFIIIALWVTNHYFKPYMQLFENLQQGIKRARTGDFSFRFKTTLKDAGSEVAEQMNTLFEKIEETFEGIKHNLNTFVARSSIACSDPLNTTGTIIQELSDVYKFKKTIELDKDKEAIYERFVYVLKEKFHFDHFALYEVDKMSKERKLIYISDSKSFCLPVSDINALECRAYRTASDVYSTEFPNICNNCADGKEYSCIPFNVNDDLALILSYSAKDAEAIEVMNLSIPSIKNYFEAAKAVIESRTLMDKLRDSSLRDGATGLYNRRFLEEFIDKSAEQALRANISYSILMIDVDYFKMVNDTYGHDAGDNVIKTLSGILQENIRKSDLAIRYGGEEFLVLLHNATDEGTMGIAEKIRTRFNEQKFFFGNDTVQKTLSIGISYFPSHADSIWKAIKFADLALYEAKNTGRNRIITFEEHMFSGGDKY, from the coding sequence ATGAATACAAACCGCAAAATTTTATTGATCGTCGCACTCATGCTCATGGGGCTCGCCCTCGCCACCATCACCAACGTCGCCTTGAATTTCAGGGAATACGGCTACAACAACGCCGTCGAAAAATCGAAAATGACGGCCGAAATCGTCCGTGACGGCCTTACCGCGCACATGGTGAACGGTATAATGGACAAACGTGATTTTTTCCTCGCCAACATCGCCAACATCAAAGACGTCCAGGCGCTGTGGATCGTACGGGCCGACAAAGTCGTCAAACAGTACGGCGAGGGGATGCAGAATGAACGCCCCCGCGATGCGATCGACAACAAGGTCCTCAGAGAGGGGGTCATTGTCCGTGAAATCCGGGAAGATGCCAAAAATGCAGTTCTGCGCGTTACGATTCCCTACATCGCTACCGCCTACGGAAATCCCAACTGTCTGACCTGTCACAACGTGCAGGAAGGGGACGTGCTGGGGGCGATCAGTATGGAGTTCAACATCAACGAGATCCGCCAGACCGGAGCGATGACGATCGCCAAGATTTTTGCGATCAACGTTGTCTTCATCATTATCGCGCTGTGGGTAACGAACCACTATTTCAAACCCTATATGCAGCTCTTCGAAAATCTACAGCAGGGAATCAAGCGGGCACGGACGGGCGATTTCTCCTTCCGTTTCAAAACGACCCTAAAAGACGCAGGGAGCGAAGTCGCCGAACAGATGAACACCCTCTTCGAAAAAATCGAAGAGACCTTCGAGGGGATCAAGCACAACCTCAACACGTTCGTCGCCCGCTCGAGCATCGCATGCTCCGATCCGCTCAACACGACCGGAACCATTATCCAGGAACTCTCCGACGTTTACAAATTCAAAAAAACGATTGAACTGGACAAAGACAAAGAGGCGATTTACGAACGTTTTGTCTATGTATTGAAAGAGAAGTTCCATTTCGACCATTTCGCCCTCTACGAAGTCGACAAAATGTCCAAAGAGCGCAAACTGATCTACATCAGCGATTCGAAAAGCTTCTGCCTGCCGGTATCGGATATCAATGCCCTCGAATGCCGTGCTTACCGGACGGCCAGCGACGTGTATTCGACCGAATTCCCGAACATCTGCAACAACTGCGCCGACGGAAAAGAGTACTCGTGCATCCCGTTCAACGTCAATGACGACCTTGCACTGATCCTCTCGTATTCGGCCAAGGACGCCGAGGCGATCGAAGTGATGAACCTTTCGATCCCGAGCATCAAAAACTATTTCGAAGCGGCCAAAGCGGTCATCGAAAGCCGTACCCTGATGGACAAACTCCGCGATTCTTCGCTACGCGACGGTGCGACCGGGCTTTACAACCGCAGATTCCTCGAAGAGTTCATCGACAAAAGTGCCGAGCAGGCACTCCGAGCGAACATATCGTATTCGATTTTGATGATCGACGTCGACTATTTTAAAATGGTGAACGACACCTACGGCCATGACGCCGGTGACAACGTCATCAAAACCCTTTCGGGTATTTTGCAGGAGAACATCCGTAAATCGGATCTGGCGATCCGTTACGGGGGAGAGGAATTTCTCGTCTTGCTGCACAACGCTACCGATGAGGGGACCATGGGGATCGCCGAAAAAATCCGTACCCGCTTCAACGAACAGAAATTCTTTTTCGGGAACGATACGGTACAAAAAACGCTCAGTATCGGAATCTCGTACTTTCCGTCCCACGCCGATTCGATCTGGAAAGCGATTAAATTTGCCGATCTTGCGTTGTACGAAGCCAAAAATACCGGTCGTAACCGCATCATTACCTTCGAAGAGCACATGTTCAGCGGCGGGGATAAATACTGA
- the glmS gene encoding glutamine--fructose-6-phosphate transaminase (isomerizing), whose translation MCGIVGYIGAKPVKKILIDGLRELEYRGYDSAGIAVLQQGGFSLFKAVGKLINLEEKAKEFESNGFSVGIGHTRWATHGKPTELNAHPHLGQNSYVVHNGIIENYQELKAMLTAQGAQFLSQTDTEVIVHLFEHHLKTAASAFEAFRQTLARLEGAYAVLLVNGSVPDTIFFAKHGSPMIIGRNTDNDVLFGSSDAALIGKCNEVIYLEDGHYGYASSDEVALFDAQDREVVLRYVPLSDNKLSAQKEGYRFFMEKEIYEQSTVLADTLMGRLRDRSIYFEEIDPSLFEGINEIKLCACGTSYHAALVASYLFERHAHIRTSVEIASEFRYRDPFLTSDTLFVVISQSGETADTLESLKMAKKSGLKTMVICNVDNSSMVRLADASILTRAGIEKGVASTKAFATQVSVLWMLSLYLGETRKTLPATEIERQIQLLRTLPSTVAVDPATHEQLRRLSKRYLHGHGFFFIGRDVFYPLALEGALKLKEISYLHAEGYPSGEMKHGPIALADPELFTIALLPQHKLYDKTKSNIEELSARDSTICSISPLDFDKADDHIRTRAQDDYMLEFFEMMVVLQLLSMEIAIRLGNDVDMPRNLAKSVTVE comes from the coding sequence ATGTGCGGTATCGTAGGATATATCGGGGCCAAACCGGTTAAAAAAATACTGATCGACGGGCTACGGGAACTGGAATACCGTGGATACGACTCCGCCGGTATCGCCGTACTGCAACAGGGAGGCTTTTCCCTCTTCAAAGCGGTGGGCAAACTGATCAACCTCGAAGAAAAGGCAAAAGAGTTCGAGAGTAACGGTTTCTCGGTCGGAATCGGACATACCCGCTGGGCTACCCACGGCAAACCGACCGAACTCAACGCCCACCCCCACCTGGGACAAAACTCCTACGTCGTCCACAACGGCATCATCGAAAACTACCAGGAACTCAAAGCGATGCTCACCGCGCAGGGGGCACAATTCCTCAGCCAGACCGATACCGAAGTGATCGTCCATTTGTTCGAACACCATCTCAAAACGGCCGCGTCTGCGTTTGAGGCGTTTCGCCAGACCCTCGCACGGCTCGAGGGAGCCTATGCCGTACTGCTCGTCAACGGTTCGGTACCCGATACGATCTTTTTCGCCAAACACGGCTCTCCGATGATTATCGGGCGAAACACGGACAATGACGTACTGTTCGGCTCCTCCGACGCCGCACTTATCGGAAAATGCAACGAAGTGATCTACCTCGAAGACGGCCATTACGGCTACGCGTCAAGCGACGAAGTGGCCCTTTTCGACGCACAAGACCGTGAAGTCGTTTTGCGCTACGTCCCCTTGAGCGACAACAAGCTCTCCGCCCAGAAAGAAGGGTACCGCTTTTTCATGGAAAAAGAGATCTACGAGCAAAGCACCGTTCTGGCCGATACCCTGATGGGGCGTCTGCGGGATCGGAGTATCTATTTCGAAGAGATCGATCCCTCATTGTTCGAAGGGATCAACGAAATCAAGCTCTGCGCCTGCGGAACGAGCTACCATGCCGCCCTGGTGGCCAGTTACCTCTTCGAACGTCACGCGCACATCCGTACTTCGGTGGAAATCGCGAGCGAATTCCGCTACCGGGATCCTTTCCTCACATCCGACACCCTCTTCGTCGTCATCAGTCAAAGCGGCGAGACGGCCGACACCCTGGAAAGCCTGAAAATGGCCAAAAAGTCGGGGCTTAAAACCATGGTCATCTGCAACGTCGACAACTCCTCCATGGTACGCCTTGCCGACGCAAGCATCCTGACCCGTGCGGGAATCGAAAAAGGGGTCGCTTCGACCAAGGCGTTCGCAACGCAGGTAAGCGTTTTGTGGATGCTGAGCCTCTATCTTGGCGAAACGCGCAAAACACTCCCCGCCACCGAGATCGAGCGGCAGATCCAGCTTTTGCGGACCCTCCCCTCCACCGTTGCCGTCGACCCCGCCACCCATGAGCAGCTCCGCCGCCTCAGCAAACGGTATCTCCACGGCCACGGTTTCTTCTTTATCGGGCGCGACGTCTTTTATCCCCTCGCACTCGAAGGGGCCCTGAAGCTCAAGGAGATCAGCTATCTGCATGCCGAGGGATACCCCAGCGGTGAGATGAAACACGGTCCGATCGCGCTCGCCGATCCGGAGCTTTTTACCATCGCCCTTTTGCCGCAGCACAAACTCTACGACAAAACCAAAAGCAACATCGAAGAGCTGAGCGCCCGCGATTCAACGATCTGTTCGATCAGCCCGCTCGATTTCGACAAAGCCGACGATCATATCCGTACCCGCGCTCAGGATGATTACATGCTCGAATTTTTCGAGATGATGGTCGTTCTGCAACTGCTTTCGATGGAGATCGCGATCCGCCTGGGTAACGACGTCGATATGCCGCGCAACCTTGCCAAAAGCGTTACGGTCGAATAG
- a CDS encoding HD domain-containing protein: MSITVQIEDLIEKKASDFEISKLFKAHIQNYKNSLGELFERNQGKDFLVTHTKTLDSIIALMYKTVLRRLFGNYLPMRSNIPIVFVALGSYGREQLCVHSDIDLMIVYEKNDGYNTAAIIEKFLYLAWDAGLKLGHRVHEVGDLLGASREDITIKTAMMESRLIIGSPFTWSAVQSRLTAIRYDNPKAFILAKIEEAELRRKKFPSSMQPHIKEGVGGLRDSQLLFWIAKTLYGVTTLKELSGTLFSEEQYREYRIALELLFRVRSALHLLSGKQQDQLVLDYMPRIAEMLGFADERRLVTKLLEAQWRINNFTRIYVKKMARPYQHDAISISKLRQGRVQKGFYALDEVLYASYRMQPPSIHSLLEMLCGLEDRSWTFDASVLFHFTYVSISHPLRAKTYALLRKLFEREHLYVVLQLFYDAGILHQLIGAFKKVLHLPQFDGYHHYPVDLHSIKCIEALENIADPHVKLLYAQLPAADKVLLKAIILLHDTGKGRKQDHSEVGAKLIVPFIKNLKLPSQQFERAALLVRHHVLMSHVAYRENLYHEKTLYQFMSKIKTPDNLTLLYILTYADINGVGPGTYTSFGANLLHELYEASLEIASQNDRIGDALKRRNKEKKLVNDPEFGSFSKIEQKKILSIESDLFFLKHAPHEILSVSKQAFGCGNFTYRLEQNGGLVIHIFRKIPLNLGYLLGKLSYLDVASMDIFTLFDGIKYFKIEFLQRPREGTLEEVERIVHEAFDMSKTIELPKPVIKPGEITLDCDHSIHYAQLNLTTANQRGLLAYFVRLFDEADINIATAKIHTNKNVARDHFLIEKQNRMCDNAREIIAKLVGE, from the coding sequence ATGAGCATCACCGTCCAGATCGAAGACCTCATCGAAAAAAAGGCCAGTGACTTCGAGATTTCGAAGCTCTTCAAAGCCCATATACAGAACTACAAAAATTCGCTGGGCGAACTTTTCGAACGCAACCAGGGGAAAGATTTCCTCGTCACCCACACCAAAACCCTCGATTCGATTATCGCTTTGATGTACAAAACCGTCCTGCGCCGGCTGTTTGGAAACTATCTTCCCATGCGCAGCAACATCCCGATCGTTTTCGTCGCGTTGGGGAGCTACGGGCGCGAACAGCTCTGTGTCCACAGCGACATCGACCTGATGATCGTGTACGAAAAAAACGACGGTTACAACACCGCCGCCATCATTGAAAAGTTTCTCTACCTTGCCTGGGACGCCGGGCTCAAACTGGGGCACCGTGTTCATGAAGTCGGCGATCTTCTCGGAGCGTCGCGTGAAGACATAACGATCAAAACGGCGATGATGGAATCGCGGCTCATCATCGGCTCACCCTTTACATGGAGTGCCGTCCAGAGCCGACTTACCGCGATCCGCTACGATAACCCCAAAGCCTTCATCCTCGCCAAGATCGAAGAAGCAGAGCTGCGCCGGAAAAAATTTCCCTCCTCGATGCAGCCGCACATCAAAGAGGGGGTCGGCGGACTGCGCGATTCGCAGCTTCTGTTCTGGATCGCCAAAACCCTCTACGGCGTCACGACGCTCAAAGAACTCTCCGGCACCCTTTTTAGCGAAGAGCAATACCGTGAATACCGCATCGCGCTCGAACTGCTGTTCCGCGTCCGCAGCGCCCTGCACCTTCTCAGCGGCAAACAGCAAGACCAGCTCGTCCTCGATTACATGCCGCGCATCGCCGAAATGCTCGGTTTTGCGGATGAACGGCGTTTGGTGACGAAACTCCTCGAAGCACAGTGGCGAATCAACAACTTCACCCGCATCTACGTCAAAAAAATGGCACGCCCCTATCAGCACGATGCGATCTCTATTTCAAAACTGCGGCAGGGACGGGTCCAAAAAGGATTTTATGCCCTTGATGAGGTCCTCTACGCCTCCTACCGGATGCAACCCCCCTCGATCCATTCGCTGCTCGAGATGCTCTGCGGGCTCGAAGACCGTTCCTGGACGTTCGATGCGAGCGTACTGTTCCATTTTACGTACGTATCGATTTCCCATCCGCTGCGGGCCAAAACGTACGCACTGCTGCGCAAACTCTTCGAGCGGGAACATCTTTACGTTGTTTTGCAGCTCTTCTACGATGCCGGGATACTCCACCAGCTGATCGGGGCGTTTAAGAAAGTGCTCCATCTCCCTCAGTTCGACGGCTATCACCACTATCCGGTCGATCTGCATTCGATCAAATGCATCGAAGCGCTCGAAAACATCGCCGACCCGCACGTCAAACTTCTCTACGCACAACTGCCCGCGGCGGACAAGGTGTTGCTCAAAGCGATCATCCTGCTCCACGACACAGGCAAGGGACGCAAACAAGACCACAGCGAAGTGGGAGCGAAACTGATCGTCCCCTTTATCAAAAACCTCAAACTCCCCTCCCAGCAGTTCGAGAGGGCTGCCCTGCTCGTACGCCACCACGTCCTGATGAGCCACGTCGCCTATCGCGAAAACCTGTATCACGAAAAGACGCTGTATCAGTTCATGTCGAAAATCAAAACTCCCGACAACCTGACGCTCCTCTACATCCTCACCTATGCCGATATCAACGGGGTAGGGCCCGGAACCTATACCAGCTTCGGCGCCAATTTGCTGCACGAGCTCTACGAAGCCTCACTGGAAATAGCGTCCCAGAACGACCGGATCGGCGATGCGCTCAAACGGCGCAACAAAGAAAAAAAGCTGGTCAACGACCCCGAATTCGGAAGTTTTTCGAAAATCGAGCAAAAAAAGATTCTCTCCATCGAATCGGATCTCTTCTTCCTCAAACACGCTCCCCACGAAATCCTTTCGGTCTCGAAACAGGCGTTCGGATGCGGCAACTTTACCTACCGGCTCGAGCAAAACGGTGGGCTGGTAATCCATATTTTCCGAAAAATTCCGCTGAATCTTGGATACCTGCTGGGCAAACTGAGCTATCTCGACGTCGCGTCGATGGATATTTTCACCCTGTTCGACGGGATCAAATATTTCAAAATCGAATTCTTGCAGCGTCCGAGAGAAGGGACACTTGAAGAGGTCGAACGGATCGTCCACGAGGCATTCGATATGTCCAAAACGATCGAGCTGCCCAAACCCGTTATCAAACCGGGTGAAATCACACTCGACTGCGACCATTCGATCCATTACGCCCAGCTCAACCTGACCACCGCGAATCAGCGCGGGCTGCTGGCCTATTTCGTCCGGCTTTTCGACGAAGCCGACATCAACATCGCCACCGCAAAGATTCATACGAACAAAAACGTCGCCCGCGACCATTTCTTAATAGAAAAACAAAACAGGATGTGCGATAATGCGCGCGAAATAATTGCCAAATTGGTAGGAGAGTAG